Genomic DNA from Paenibacillus sp. KS-LC4:
ATTGTACAGATCAGCACAGCCTCTGCCCAGCACAACGCCATTCGCGCCGACCGCATCCGCGCTGCGGATAATCGTCCCGACATTGCCTGGGTCCCTTACGCCATCGAGTACAATGACAAGTCCACCTGCTGAAAATAATGCATCGTCCGCCGTTTCCAGTTTGCGCACGACAGCAAAAACCGGCGGCGGCGTATCCGTCCCCGAGCATTTGGCCATTACGGGACGCGTCGCCTGAATCCATTCGACATCAGCGCTCGCCTCCGCATTACCCGCGACAGCATTGGCCGCATATCTGCTTCCACGGCCAGTCTGCTCCGCAAGCTCGCGCAGCTCCTCCGGCAATCCGCGCTCCGCATCATATAAAACCGCTTCAACTTCCACTACTGCTGCGAAAGCTTCCTTCACCAAATGAACGCCTTCAATAATAAACTTTCCGAGGCGATCGCGGTATTTTTTGTCCAACAGGGACGCCCATTGCTTGACACGGTCATTTTGAATCGAGGTTAAAAGGCTATGATTGTTCATCTCTATTACTCAACCTTCCGAATAAGCAATTTCCAAATTGGATAAGTCTGAATTTTTTCCTACAATAACTAAAATGTCGATATCGCGAATGAGATCATCCGCATAAGGCGCAATATTCATGCTCGAACCCGTCTTGATTGCCATGACGTTGCATTTGAACTTCGCACGAATTTCGAGCTGCTTTAAGCTTTTGCCAATCATCGCCTCAGGCGCTTTAATTTCAATGATGCTGTAGTCCTCGGAAATTTCGATGTAGTCCAAAATATTAGGCGAGATCAAATGATGCGCGACGCGCAGCCCCATATCCCGCTCGGGATATACAACCTTGTCGGCGCCGATTCGGCTGAGCACCTTGCCGTGCAGCTCATTTTGCGCCTTGACGATAATGAGGCCGACGCCCATATCCTTCAAAATCAGCGTCGTCAAAATACTCGACTGAATATCCTGGCCAATCGCCACGACTACAACGTCAAAATTGCGAATGCCCAGCGCCCGCAGCGCTTCCTCATCGGTTGAATCCGCAACAACGGCATGCGTGACATGGTTAACCGCATCCTGTACTCGGTCCTCACTCGTATCAATCGCCAGCACCTCAAAGCCCATGTCCGTGAGCGATGAAGCAACGCTAAGACCAAATCGGCCGATGCCGATAACGGCGTATTGTTTTTTCGGCAAGCAGC
This window encodes:
- a CDS encoding TrkA family potassium uptake protein; this translates as MPKKQYAVIGIGRFGLSVASSLTDMGFEVLAIDTSEDRVQDAVNHVTHAVVADSTDEEALRALGIRNFDVVVVAIGQDIQSSILTTLILKDMGVGLIIVKAQNELHGKVLSRIGADKVVYPERDMGLRVAHHLISPNILDYIEISEDYSIIEIKAPEAMIGKSLKQLEIRAKFKCNVMAIKTGSSMNIAPYADDLIRDIDILVIVGKNSDLSNLEIAYSEG
- a CDS encoding RNA methyltransferase; protein product: MNNHSLLTSIQNDRVKQWASLLDKKYRDRLGKFIIEGVHLVKEAFAAVVEVEAVLYDAERGLPEELRELAEQTGRGSRYAANAVAGNAEASADVEWIQATRPVMAKCSGTDTPPPVFAVVRKLETADDALFSAGGLVIVLDGVRDPGNVGTIIRSADAVGANGVVLGRGCADLYNPKTVRSTMGSLFHLPIIEADLTELLPAAQDQGFALVGTSLNATHTCYSYDWTAPTWLLLGNESEGLSASSLEAANETVIIPMQGRAESLNVAMAATVLLHEAMRQRRFNK